One Gadus morhua chromosome 1, gadMor3.0, whole genome shotgun sequence DNA segment encodes these proteins:
- the snrpe gene encoding small nuclear ribonucleoprotein E produces the protein MAYRGQGQKVQKVMVQPINLIFRYLQNRSRIQVWLYEQVNMRIEGCIIGFDEYMNLVLDDAEEVHMKTKNRKPLGRVMLKGDNITLLQSVVVT, from the exons ATGGCGTACAGAGGACAAGGACAGAAGGTGCAGAAGGTTATGGTCCAGCCGATC AACCTCATCTTCAGATATCTACAAAAT CGTTCACGGATCCAGGTGTGGCTGTATGAACAAGTGAACATGCGGATAGAAGGCTGCATTATT GGCTTTGATGAGTACATGAACCTGGTTCTCGATGACGCTGAGGAAGTCCACATGAAGACAAAGAACAGAAAACCCCTTG GCAGGGTCATGTTGAAAGGGGACAACATCACCTTACTTCAAAGTGTGGTCGTAACCTGA
- the cdc42 gene encoding cell division control protein 42 homolog isoform X1, whose translation MQTIKCVVVGDGAVGKTCLLISYTTNKFPSEYVPTVFDNYAVTVMIGGEPYTLGLFDTAGQEDYDRLRPLSYPQTDVFLVCFSVVSPSSFENVKEKWVPEITHHCPKTPFLLVGTQIDLRDDPSTIEKLAKNKQKPITPETAEKLARDLKAVKYVECSALTQKGLKNVFDEAILAALEPPEPKKKRKCVML comes from the exons ATGCAGACCATCAAGTGTGTTGTAGTGGGGGACGGAGCAGTCGGTAAAACATGTCTGCTCATCTCTTACACCACAAACAAGTTCCCCTCTGAATATGTACCAACG GTGTTTGATAACTATGCTGTGACTGTAATGATTGGAGGGGAGCCCTACACTCTGGGCTTGTTTGACACTGCAG GTCAGGAGGATTACGACCGGTTACGACCTCTGAGTTATCCCCAGACTGATGTCTTCCTTGTCTGCTTCTCAGTCGTGTCCCCATCTTCCTTTGAGAACGTCAAAGAAAAG TGGGTACCGGAGATAACTCACCACTGTCCAAAGACTCCCTTCCTGCTGGTGGGGACCCAGATTGATCTGCGGGACGACCCCTCGACCATAGAGAAGCTGGCCAAGAACAAGCAGAAGCCCATCACCCCTGAGACGGCTGAGAAGCTGGCCCGAGACCTGAAGGCTGTTAAATACGTGGAGTGCTCCGCCCTCACACAG AAAGGcctaaaaaatgtgtttgatgAGGCGATACTGGCGGCCCTGGAGCCCCCCGAGCCCAAGAAGAAACGCAAATGTGTGATGCTATGA
- the cdc42 gene encoding cell division control protein 42 homolog isoform X2 has product MQTIKCVVVGDGAVGKTCLLISYTTNKFPSEYVPTVFDNYAVTVMIGGEPYTLGLFDTAGQEDYDRLRPLSYPQTDVFLVCFSVVSPSSFENVKEKWVPEITHHCPKTPFLLVGTQIDLRDDPSTIEKLAKNKQKPITPETAEKLARDLKAVKYVECSALTQRGLKNVFDEAILAALEPPETQRKRKCCIF; this is encoded by the exons ATGCAGACCATCAAGTGTGTTGTAGTGGGGGACGGAGCAGTCGGTAAAACATGTCTGCTCATCTCTTACACCACAAACAAGTTCCCCTCTGAATATGTACCAACG GTGTTTGATAACTATGCTGTGACTGTAATGATTGGAGGGGAGCCCTACACTCTGGGCTTGTTTGACACTGCAG GTCAGGAGGATTACGACCGGTTACGACCTCTGAGTTATCCCCAGACTGATGTCTTCCTTGTCTGCTTCTCAGTCGTGTCCCCATCTTCCTTTGAGAACGTCAAAGAAAAG TGGGTACCGGAGATAACTCACCACTGTCCAAAGACTCCCTTCCTGCTGGTGGGGACCCAGATTGATCTGCGGGACGACCCCTCGACCATAGAGAAGCTGGCCAAGAACAAGCAGAAGCCCATCACCCCTGAGACGGCTGAGAAGCTGGCCCGAGACCTGAAGGCTGTTAAATACGTGGAGTGCTCCGCCCTCACACAG CGAGGGCTGAAGAATGTGTTTGATGAGGCTATCCTAGCCGCCCTTGAGCCTCCCGAGACGCAGCGAAAGAGGAAATGCTGTATATTTTAA